One stretch of Prinia subflava isolate CZ2003 ecotype Zambia chromosome 19, Cam_Psub_1.2, whole genome shotgun sequence DNA includes these proteins:
- the ALKBH2 gene encoding DNA oxidative demethylase ALKBH2 — MDRFVVKLPRGRAGDGGGEGKRPRLEEPGPERPPPREIRAEGLSCDYRILFGKAEADEILQELEKEVEYFEDDLTKLQVFGTWHKIPRKQVTYGDPGLSYTYSGVTFHPKPWIPVLSRIRERVTSETGHTFNFVLINRYKDGLDHIGEHRDDEKELVPRSPIASVSFGACRDFVFRRRGKAGPAGTARIALALAHGSLLLMKHPTNLHWYHSLPPRRRVLAPRVNLTFRKILPGVKQGKVQPSGAVGCEK; from the exons ATGGACCGATTCGTGGTTAAACTgccccgcgggcgggcgggggacgGCGGCGGAGAGGGGAAGAGGCCGCGGCTGGAggagcccggcccggagcggccgccgccgcgggaGATCCGCGCCGAGGGGCTCAGCTGTGATTACCGCATCCTCTTCGGCAAGGCCGAGGCGGACGAGatcctccaggagctggagaaggaggtgGAGTATTTCGAAG atgACTTGACAAAACTGCAGGTATTTGGCACGTGGCACAAGATTCCCAGGAAGCAGGTCACGTACGGAGACCCCGGCTTGTCCTACACCTACTCGGGGGTCACATTCCACCCTAAGCCGTGGATCCCAGTGCTGAGCCGGATCCGGGAGCGTGTCACCTCGGAGACAGGGCACACCTTTAACTTCGTCCTCATCAACAG GTACAAAGACGGCCTGGACCACATCGGGGAGCACCGGGACGACGAGAAGGAGCTGGTTCCCCGCAGCCCCATCGCCTCCGTGTCCTTCGGAGCCTGCCGCGATTTCGTGTTCCGCCGCCGGGGGAAGGCAGGGCCGGCGGGCACGGCCAGGATCGCCCTGGCGCTGGCCCACGGCAGCCTGCTCCTCATGAAGCATCCCACAAATCTGCACTGGTACCACAGCCTGCCCCCCCGCAGGAGGGTGCTGGCCCCCAGGGTCAACCTCACCTTCAGGAAAATCCTGCCCGGGGTCAAGCAGGGAAAGGTGCAGCCGTCGGGGGCTGTGGGATGTGAGAAGTGA